A single region of the Nitrospirota bacterium genome encodes:
- the rsmG gene encoding 16S rRNA (guanine(527)-N(7))-methyltransferase RsmG has product MNAEELLLKGIDELGLSCSKKQADDLLTLLSELKKWNKAYNLTSLKTYEDIIIKHFLDSLLYLKVFPDNVLKAADIGTGAGFPGIPIKIIRPDIEMTLVEPSRKKAAFLRNIVRVLGLNGVTVLQMRAEEMGGDFHNYFDVIVSRATFSIMDYINAASPYIRPGGVMIVSKGPNYSEELKEHPESGKFIKDVKEFLLPHGGGIRNLILMNCK; this is encoded by the coding sequence ATGAATGCAGAAGAACTTCTATTAAAGGGAATTGATGAGCTTGGGCTCTCCTGCTCAAAAAAACAGGCAGATGACCTTCTGACACTGCTTTCAGAACTTAAGAAGTGGAACAAGGCGTATAACCTCACCTCATTAAAGACTTATGAAGATATAATCATCAAGCATTTCCTGGACTCGCTTCTGTATCTGAAGGTTTTTCCTGACAATGTGCTGAAGGCGGCTGATATCGGGACAGGCGCAGGCTTTCCCGGTATTCCCATAAAGATCATCAGGCCTGACATTGAGATGACGCTTGTAGAGCCTTCAAGAAAGAAGGCTGCGTTTCTCAGGAATATCGTAAGGGTGCTTGGGCTTAACGGTGTAACTGTCCTGCAAATGAGGGCTGAAGAGATGGGTGGGGATTTTCATAATTATTTTGATGTTATTGTCTCAAGGGCGACATTTAGTATAATGGATTATATAAATGCAGCCTCTCCTTATATCAGGCCGGGCGGTGTTATGATCGTGAGCAAGGGGCCGAATTATTCAGAAGAGCTTAAGGAGCATCCGGAATCCGGAAAGTTTATTAAAGATGTAAAAGAGTTTCTCCTCCCGCACGGAGGGGGCATCAGGAACCTGATCCTGATGAATTGCAAATAA
- a CDS encoding Fic family protein, giving the protein MSLAINKMTPLYPENAEELHDLALSVIQKSAALGSRQHPVTLRSLHELLRIINSYYSNLIEGHNTHPYDIVRAMQKKYDTEPAKRNLQLESVAHITVQREMEKRLQDEPESNIASQEFLCYIHREFYNQLPGEFLIVKNPDTGRESRVVPGEFRKEAVKVGRHIPPKSGSLGGLLDRFGEFYAPEHHHGAAKLVATAAAHHRFMWIHPFLDGNGRVARLFTEAYFHRIPVLGYGLWSVSRGLARRNADYKAALTWADAPRRNDLDGRGNLSNEGLIHFCRFFLEVCLDQVEYMSGLLKLEELIQRIRHYVDLRNRGMVPGPSGEKQPLRPEASGMLQEVLIHGVSTRGDVIQASGLKERTGRSLLGMLLEEGLLVSDTPKGEIRLGLPIHAAGWFFPELYPVLTR; this is encoded by the coding sequence ATGTCTTTAGCAATAAACAAAATGACTCCTCTTTATCCTGAAAATGCAGAGGAGCTTCACGACCTCGCCCTGTCTGTAATCCAGAAGTCCGCTGCCCTTGGCAGCCGGCAGCATCCTGTCACGCTCCGTTCGCTGCATGAATTGCTCCGGATAATCAACAGTTATTATTCCAATCTGATCGAGGGACATAACACTCATCCATATGACATTGTCCGCGCGATGCAGAAGAAGTACGATACTGAACCGGCAAAGCGTAATCTACAATTAGAGAGTGTTGCTCATATTACTGTTCAAAGAGAGATGGAAAAAAGATTACAGGATGAGCCTGAGTCCAATATCGCAAGTCAGGAATTTCTTTGTTATATACACCGGGAATTTTATAACCAATTGCCCGGGGAGTTTCTGATCGTGAAGAATCCTGATACAGGCCGCGAAAGCAGGGTTGTGCCTGGCGAGTTTCGCAAAGAAGCGGTAAAAGTCGGACGGCACATTCCGCCGAAAAGTGGTTCTCTTGGTGGCCTACTTGATCGATTCGGAGAATTTTATGCGCCGGAACATCATCATGGCGCGGCAAAGCTCGTTGCAACAGCAGCCGCTCATCATCGATTCATGTGGATACATCCTTTCCTCGACGGCAACGGCCGGGTGGCTCGTCTATTTACAGAGGCATATTTTCATCGGATTCCAGTTCTCGGCTACGGTCTCTGGTCAGTGAGCCGCGGGCTTGCCCGCCGGAACGCTGACTATAAGGCTGCGCTCACATGGGCGGATGCTCCACGGCGCAATGACCTCGACGGCAGAGGGAATTTGTCGAATGAAGGGCTGATACACTTCTGCCGATTTTTTCTGGAAGTCTGCCTTGACCAGGTGGAATATATGAGCGGCCTGTTGAAGCTCGAAGAACTCATTCAGCGGATAAGGCACTATGTTGACCTTAGAAACAGGGGCATGGTCCCCGGGCCATCTGGCGAAAAACAGCCTCTCCGGCCAGAGGCATCCGGAATGCTTCAGGAGGTACTGATACACGGCGTCTCGACGCGGGGTGATGTCATTCAGGCTTCAGGGTTGAAGGAACGCACAGGACGAAGCCTGCTGGGGATGCTTCTTGAGGAGGGGTTGCTGGTTTCAGATACGCCGAAGGGAGAGATCAGGTTGGGATTGCCTATTCATGCGGCAGGATGGTTTTTCCCGGAGTTGTATCCGGTGTTGACGAGATAG
- a CDS encoding class I SAM-dependent methyltransferase — protein sequence MDSSEKDPVKTQTMFTTIAHRYDFLNMVLSLGIDRSWRRFAISQLHRSTLPIVIILINKHCQCKISHG from the coding sequence ATGGACAGTTCAGAAAAAGACCCTGTAAAGACACAGACGATGTTCACGACTATTGCGCACCGCTATGACTTTCTGAATATGGTGCTGAGCCTCGGCATAGACAGGAGCTGGAGGAGGTTTGCTATCAGTCAGCTTCACAGGTCAACATTGCCAATAGTGATAATATTGATTAATAAACATTGCCAATGTAAAATAAGTCATGGCTAA
- a CDS encoding sensor domain-containing diguanylate cyclase has translation MPEDKDNKINQLDTLIEMAALINSTLDPVSIRKKAIEAATKLLNAEAGSLLLLDTETGELFFEVALGEKGDRVKSIRLAKGLGVAGWVAENEEPVIINDLSADPRFYKGADESSGFITRNMVCVPVRSKERIIGVLQAINKKEGVFLADDMSMLYALANQVAVAIENAFLYRDSITDGLTGLYHHKFFELRMNEEVDRAKRYRHNMVLIMIDIDFFKKVNDTYGHLAGDSVLQGVAALLKKGTRMSDIVARYGGEEFAAILPYVSYENALEVAERLRSAVEKHDFNGIKVTISLGLGYLEWKHQDIEYRELIDFADRALYKAKKNGRNRIEIILAKKEAD, from the coding sequence ATGCCTGAAGATAAAGATAACAAGATAAATCAGCTTGACACCCTCATCGAGATGGCTGCGCTCATCAACTCCACCCTTGACCCCGTCTCTATCAGGAAGAAGGCGATAGAGGCGGCCACCAAGCTGCTTAATGCAGAGGCCGGCAGCCTGCTTCTTTTAGACACTGAGACAGGAGAGCTCTTCTTTGAAGTCGCATTGGGCGAGAAGGGGGACAGGGTAAAATCGATAAGGCTTGCAAAAGGGCTCGGGGTCGCGGGCTGGGTGGCGGAGAATGAAGAGCCTGTTATCATAAATGACCTTTCTGCTGACCCGAGATTTTACAAGGGCGCTGATGAGAGCAGCGGCTTTATCACAAGGAATATGGTTTGCGTGCCTGTCCGTTCCAAAGAAAGGATCATAGGCGTGCTACAGGCGATCAACAAGAAGGAAGGGGTCTTTCTTGCCGATGATATGTCAATGCTCTACGCGCTTGCGAATCAGGTCGCTGTGGCGATAGAGAATGCCTTCCTTTACAGGGATTCCATAACCGACGGGCTTACAGGCCTGTACCACCACAAGTTCTTTGAGCTCAGGATGAATGAGGAAGTGGACCGCGCAAAGAGGTACAGGCACAATATGGTGCTTATTATGATAGATATTGATTTCTTCAAGAAGGTCAATGACACATACGGGCACCTTGCCGGTGACAGCGTGCTTCAGGGAGTAGCCGCGCTTCTGAAGAAAGGCACCAGGATGAGCGATATTGTTGCGCGTTACGGAGGTGAAGAGTTTGCCGCGATATTGCCTTATGTGTCTTACGAGAACGCGCTTGAGGTTGCCGAAAGGCTTCGAAGCGCGGTTGAGAAGCATGATTTCAACGGCATAAAGGTCACCATAAGCCTCGGCCTCGGTTATCTGGAATGGAAGCACCAGGATATTGAATACAGGGAGCTTATAGATTTTGCAGACAGGGCATTATATAAGGCAAAGAAGAATGGAAGAAACCGGATAGAGATAATTCTTGCAAAAAAAGAGGCTGATTGA
- the ubiE gene encoding bifunctional demethylmenaquinone methyltransferase/2-methoxy-6-polyprenyl-1,4-benzoquinol methylase UbiE, with protein MDSSEKDPVKIQTMFTTIAHRYDFLNMVLSLGIDRSWRRFAIDQLPGSANARYLDVATGTGDVALEIVRRIPGSKVAGVDFSEGMLEIGKAKVSNAGLGERIDMRFGDAAALPFEDNTFDGSIIAFGIRNVQDYKKGISEMGRVVKKGGRVVILEFTTVQNRIIKPFYRFYISRVLPFIGGVISGKMGAYKYLPQSMLAFPSPDDLKKTMEETGLADVRYYKLTLGIAAVHIGTVR; from the coding sequence ATGGACAGTTCAGAAAAAGACCCTGTAAAGATACAGACGATGTTCACGACTATAGCGCACCGCTATGACTTTCTGAATATGGTGCTGAGCCTCGGCATAGACAGGAGCTGGAGGAGGTTTGCGATAGATCAACTTCCGGGATCCGCAAATGCCCGTTATCTTGATGTCGCAACAGGCACTGGCGATGTGGCGCTTGAGATAGTCAGAAGGATTCCCGGTTCAAAGGTGGCAGGAGTTGATTTCAGCGAGGGCATGCTGGAGATCGGTAAGGCGAAGGTCAGCAATGCCGGACTTGGCGAGAGGATAGATATGCGTTTCGGAGATGCGGCCGCTCTGCCGTTTGAAGATAACACTTTTGACGGTTCGATAATCGCCTTCGGCATCAGGAATGTGCAGGATTATAAAAAGGGCATCAGCGAGATGGGCAGGGTTGTGAAGAAGGGCGGCAGGGTCGTGATACTGGAGTTCACAACTGTGCAGAACCGCATCATCAAGCCGTTCTATCGTTTTTATATCTCAAGAGTCCTCCCATTTATCGGAGGTGTTATCTCAGGCAAGATGGGAGCGTACAAATATCTGCCCCAATCCATGCTCGCATTCCCGTCGCCTGACGATCTTAAAAAGACTATGGAGGAGACAGGGCTTGCGGATGTCAGATATTACAAATTAACACTCGGCATCGCAGCCGTGCATATCGGGACGGTAAGATGA
- a CDS encoding ATP-binding protein → MANISLIEEVVNDQLAYFSKKDSGIPRHVDFDSYLKTKQITVISGIRRSGKSTLLSQFAGRVKEYYYVNFDDERFINFSVEDFRNLMVVFQKLYTANTIFIDEVQNIAGWERFVRRLHDEGYKIFLTGSNARLLSSELATHLTGRYAKIELYPFSFLEFLDFHGVQYSVVSSGGRAAILRHFDEYLKKGGLPEFVRYNDPESLKRVYDDILYRDILVRFKIREVKAFKNLSSFIFSNFTKEMSYNSLKNGLGFKSVTSVTNYIEFMQEAYLVFELPRYDYSLKKQVSTGKKMYVIDNGLRNAVSFYFSEDSGRLLENLVYIELKRRGQEIFYFRGKNECDFLLRTGSKITEAIQVSRELRRGVNEEREIKGVLEAALTCKLKTGTIITLHQEDEIKKDGVTIRLVPVWKWLIEGRAPR, encoded by the coding sequence ATGGCTAACATATCCCTTATTGAAGAGGTAGTGAACGACCAGCTTGCGTATTTCAGCAAGAAAGATTCAGGGATCCCCCGCCATGTTGACTTTGACAGCTACCTCAAAACTAAACAGATTACGGTCATATCCGGCATCAGGAGAAGCGGGAAATCAACCCTGCTGTCTCAGTTTGCCGGGAGAGTCAAGGAATATTATTATGTAAATTTCGACGACGAACGGTTCATTAACTTTTCAGTTGAAGACTTTCGCAACCTGATGGTCGTTTTTCAGAAACTGTATACTGCTAATACCATATTTATAGACGAGGTGCAGAATATAGCGGGATGGGAACGGTTTGTGAGAAGGCTCCATGACGAAGGGTATAAAATATTTCTTACGGGTTCCAACGCCAGGCTCCTTAGCTCCGAGCTTGCCACACACCTTACCGGGAGATATGCGAAGATAGAATTGTATCCTTTTTCCTTTTTGGAATTTCTCGATTTTCACGGTGTTCAATATAGCGTTGTATCATCCGGGGGAAGGGCGGCTATATTGCGGCATTTTGATGAATATTTGAAAAAGGGCGGGCTGCCTGAGTTTGTACGGTACAATGACCCTGAATCCCTGAAAAGGGTTTATGACGACATACTATACAGAGATATTCTTGTGCGCTTCAAGATCAGGGAAGTCAAAGCCTTTAAGAATCTGTCATCATTTATTTTTTCGAATTTCACAAAGGAAATGAGTTACAACTCCCTGAAAAACGGGCTTGGATTCAAGAGTGTCACCTCGGTAACGAATTACATAGAATTCATGCAGGAGGCATATCTTGTCTTTGAGCTGCCGAGATATGACTACTCCCTGAAAAAACAGGTTTCCACGGGAAAGAAGATGTATGTCATAGACAACGGGCTCAGAAACGCGGTCTCTTTTTATTTTTCGGAAGACAGCGGCAGGCTTCTTGAAAACTTAGTCTATATCGAACTTAAGCGCCGGGGACAGGAGATATTCTATTTCAGGGGCAAAAACGAATGTGATTTTCTTTTAAGAACGGGATCAAAGATAACCGAGGCAATTCAGGTGAGCAGGGAGCTTCGCAGAGGGGTGAATGAGGAAAGAGAGATCAAGGGTGTGCTGGAGGCGGCGCTCACATGTAAACTGAAGACCGGCACAATAATAACACTCCATCAGGAAGATGAAATAAAGAAAGATGGTGTTACGATAAGACTGGTGCCGGTCTGGAAATGGTTGATTGAGGGAAGAGCGCCCCGTTGA
- a CDS encoding 3'-phosphoesterase: MSRFVVQEHHASHLHWDFRLEKDGVLKSWAVPKGVPERKGIKRLAIQVEDHQLSYIDFEGTIPEGEYGAGTVKVWDKGVYGLESETDKRLVFELKGKRVNGAYSLVHLKDKQWLFIKL, translated from the coding sequence ATGAGCCGTTTTGTTGTTCAGGAACATCACGCATCACATCTGCACTGGGACTTCAGGCTTGAAAAAGACGGCGTCTTAAAGAGCTGGGCTGTGCCTAAAGGCGTGCCTGAGAGGAAGGGAATTAAACGCCTTGCTATTCAGGTGGAAGACCACCAACTCAGCTATATTGATTTTGAGGGCACGATCCCTGAAGGCGAGTACGGGGCAGGAACGGTAAAGGTATGGGACAAAGGTGTATATGGGCTTGAATCTGAAACTGACAAGAGGCTTGTCTTTGAACTGAAGGGCAAACGTGTTAATGGCGCTTACAGCCTTGTACATCTGAAAGATAAGCAGTGGCTGTTTATAAAACTCTGA